The following DNA comes from Sediminitomix flava.
AAGTCAGAGATGCTACGTTCTCCATCAATTTTATCACCTGCTCCAGCTTCATGTACAAATTCATATCCCGCAGTTAAGGATAAGAGATCTCCTGATTTTCTGAATTCAGTTTTGTGATTAAATGACTTAATCCAATCTTTTGTATACTCTTGAGCTAAAAACTCTTTAATACCAGAAATACCATTAACAGAGTAGGTTTTCTTTTCTCTTTCGAAATCTGTAAAAGCAAAAAATGTATGAAGACGAGTATCTTTATTGAATCTATATTCTGCCTGTAGATATTGCATTAATCTACTTGTTTCGTACTCGTCATCAATTGCATAAGCTTCTTGACCTACACCCTGTGGTTCACCCAAATCTCTAATGACTTCAGCCATATTATCTAGGCGATAAAAAATATCCCATCGTTGAGAATTGTAACGAAGCAATCCGCCTGTTTGCAGTTGCTTTTTGGGTAACCATTCATGTCCTCTTTTTTCTAGAGCATCAGCTTTCCAACCATAAAATTGGTTATAAGCTAGGTCGGTCACCAAAGTAATTCTATCGGTTATTTGTGCACCTGCTCGAACAATTTGAGCTCTTTTCCCTTGATCTAATCCATACTCAGAACCTACTGATTCTTCTTGCAATACCACATTTAGATTTAGATCATTGCTCAAAGATTTTTTGGTAATAATATTGATAACTCCAGCCAATGCATCTGCCCCAAAACTCACTGCCATAGGCCCTTCAATAATCTCGATACGCTCAATGTTATTGACATTAACTTGCCCGAAGTCAACAGCGTTCTCAACTCCTACACCACCAGCCATCGGTACTCCATCCATCAATACTTTTACATATTTTGCTGACAAGCCCTGCATCGTAATATTGGAAGAACCAGTTGCCCCGTCTTGTTCAAAGCGAATATTGGTCATATTCTGAAGAACTGATTCTACACTTAAGGCTCCCATCTGCTGAATCTGAGAAGCTGAAACCGTTCTAATTTTATAAGTTGCATTACGAATAGATTGTGCCTCTGATAGACCTGTTACAACCACTTCGTCTAAACGAAAATCTTTGGGTTTTAGACGTATCGTTTTAGTCTCGTCAGATGGTATTGTTATTTGCTGTGCTTCATAATTAACATGATGTACAACAATGCTATATGCTTTAGCTATTTGGGGTAATTTTATTTTCCCTTTACGATCTGTGAATAGACAGAATTCCTCTTTTGACCCTACAGCTTTCCCAGCTACAACAACTCCAACGATACGTTCTTCTGTATTGGCATCAATACATGTTACTTCTTGCGCCATCAGAGTCGAAGTAATAATGAACAGTAAAGCTATGATGTTAAAAAGTACTTTCATGACTATTTATAGAGGTCTTAGTTTATTTATTTATTATTAGACTTATTCTAAATAATAAGTCAAATAAAAAGCACAGGCTTGGGGTACCTGTACTTTTAGGGTATACAATTAGATACGCTCGAAATTATCTACTAGCGTTCTCCAATTCTCATCTTCTGCTTGACCAGGTTTACGTAAACCGAAGAACTGAACAATCAACTTATTGTCATGATCAAATACTTCGATTGAAGTTACATGTCCATCTTCTGTTGGTTTCTTTACAACCCAAGCCGTATTGATATGTTCTTCGTTCAAATGCATGTTGAACTTAGGGTCCATGATATTTAACCAGTTACCCATAACCAATACACGTTTCACTACATCTTGATGAATCTGAATGTTACCACGGCTACTTGCAAAAATCATGATTGGAAGCTCAGTTTCTGCTGCTTGCTCCAATAAATCTTTCAAGTTTACAGGGTCTATTTTGTATGTAAATTCACCTTTTACCAATTCGCAAGCATCGTATCTGTCAGCTTTATATTTACGGATCATTCCAAAGAATTGGTGTGTGTCTTTCAACTCTCTCCAAGATTGTGTAAACTCTTCTTTGTCAATATCATGGATTGGCGTAGTTGACATGGGTTTGTAAGCTTCATAAGCCTGTACATCAGACTGATCTTCTGAGGTAAAATCAGCTACAAGCTTATCAAATGCCGCAATATCAGTATTTTCCTTCTTGTAAATTTTAATGACTGAATCCCCTTCTTTGTCATAGATATGAATACTCTCAGAGAATCCTTTTTTACTCTCTTGCTTCACAAAGAAACCTACAGCCCAATATTGCAAGAACATTCTTGTTTCAATAGGACCAATAGAAAGTCCAGTACTACCATCAGGCATTACGTTCGTTTTTCCAAAATCACCTTTATGCTCAAGTACACAAGCTTCATTTCGTGTAATACTCAATACCTCCTTCAATTCTGGTAAACGTTTTACAAAGTCAGCCCAATCCCCCGACAAACGAGTTACTTCACCATTTCCAATTTTTGATGCTAAAAGCTCAGCCTCAGAAACTCCAAGTTTTGTGGCAATATCACGAGGAAATATTCGCTTTCCTTCCGTATCAAAATTAGTCCAAGCTTCCAAAAGCTCTTTACCCTGTAGTCTTTGTGTACTAGTTGTCATATCTATATATGTATCGTTTTTAATTCTATTATTATAATTTGCTAAGCTGTCCATTGTCTTGCATGAGCTGAATCTGCCACCACAAAAGGACAATCAGTATCCGCACATTTCAGCATTCGTACAGGATGAGAAAACGTTTTCTCAATCACCCATGCCTTAAACACTTTTTCAACTTCTCCTTGAGCTACTTCTTTTCCATTTTTTATAAAAAGCATTCGGTCTGAGAATTGAGCAGCCACATTGAGGTCATGAACAATAGCTAATACGCCAATATGATCTCCGCATAGTTTTTTCACTAATTCAAACACTTGTTGTTGTTGAATGATGTCCATGTTGGAAGTAGGCTCATCCAGAAAAAGGTATTTGGGAGCATCATCTTCATCCCAAAGTTGGGTTAAAGCTCTAGCCAATTGTACACGCTGTTGTTCACCGCCCGAAAGACTACTAAATACTCTATCTTTAAACTGATAGGTATTTGTTTTATCCATCATTTCTGCGGCTAATTCCTTATCTCTTTTTACGCCTGTTGAATAAGGAAGTCGTCCCATCATTACCACCTCGTCTACGGTGTAAGGAAAACTCAACTGAAAATTTTGAGAAAGAACAGCCCGCTTTTTTGCTAAATCAGTTACCTTAAAGTCATTGATTCCTTTCTGATCAAAAGAAATTTGCCCTTCAGATAATGGTGTATCTCCTGTAAGAATCTTCAACAAAGTGGATTTACCCGCACCATTGGCTCCCAACACAGATAATAACTCTCCTGGCTTGACCTCTAGATTTAAATCGGATAGAATCTGATTTCCTCTGATCTGATGATGAATATGTTTTGCTGACAGCATATTAAGCGATATTTTTTGCTTTCCTTAAAAGATAAATAAAGAATGGAGCACCTAGCAATGAGGTAACAATACCTATTGGTAATTCTGAAGGGCTTACGATGACTCTCGAAACCGTGTCTGATAAAATCAACAGCGCTGCTCCTCCGAGCATTGAACCTGTAAGTACGGTTTTATGAGAAGCTCCAAAGATTGTTCTTACCATATGAGGTACTACCAAACCGATAAATCCTATAATTCCAGAAAGTGCGACTGCTGCCCCGACAGAAAGAGCTACCAAACACACCACAATTAGCTTCACTCTTTCTACATCAACTCCCAAGTACCTCGCTTCAGATTCTCCGAGTGCCATTGCATCTAAATCTTTAGCATATTTCAGTATATAAAGACTTGAAACAAACATAATTGGCCCTGCTAAGTAAAAATCTGACCATCTAGCTCCAGACAAATCACCCATACTCCAAAATGTAAAACTTCGAAGTTGTGTGTCATCAGCACTATAAACTACCAAACCAATGATTGCACCGATCAAAGCATTGATTGCAACCCCTGCCAAAATGAGGATAGAAACCTGCGTACCATTGTTCATTTTAGCTAATCGGTAAACTGCAAAAGTCACTAGCATACCGCCCAAAAAGGCTCCGAATGGTAGCATATAAGTACCTAGCTTATCTATAAATTCAAATGGTAAATACAGTTTGAAAACCATAATAAGGATTGCAAAAAGTGCTGCGCCACTTGACACCCCAACCAAACCTGGTTCAACCAAAGGATTTCGGAAAAGACCTTGCATTGAAGCTCCAGAAACAGCCAAGCTCATTCCAACTAATCCACCAAGTAGTACTCTTGGCATTCGAAGATTAAAAAGAACGATAGCTTGTCTATCCTCAAAGTTTCCTTCAATTATACCAGCCGAAATTTTCTCTAATAGAATAGCTACAACTTCTGAAATGGAAATTTCTACTGCTCCAATCGTAAGTGAAATACAAACTGAAATCACCAATAGCCCCCCGAGTCCTACAACTACATTGATATTCTTGAGGGCATCAGAACACTTGCTTAAAAAACTGCTCTTCTGCTTACTCATCTTTTATTGTATTGTTTGAAGTTTTGTCGCTAACTCTTGGATTGCTTCGCCAATTCTTGGACCGAAACCTGAAACAAAAGCACCATCCATCGCTATGATTTGTTTTTTCTTCCCAGCCGTAGTCTCTGCCACACCAGGGATAGTGAGCACACCTTCCATTCCTCCTAGACTTTCCAAACCAGACTCAAAGAACATTAGATAATCAGGATTTGCAGCAATCAATGCTTCAGGAGTCAATTTCTTATATCCGACTACATCAGTCACTGCCAACTCAGCTCCTGCAAGTGCTAAAATCTCTTCTGCAAAAGTTTCTTTCCCTAGAATATGCATTGCTCCTCGTCCTCTTGCATAGACCATCAATACTTTAGGTTTTTGAGCTTTTTCATTTGAAGCTAGAACAGGCGTACTAGTTTTCACTTTTTCAATCAACTGAGCTCCCTTTTCTTCTACTTTTAGTTCTTGGGCTACTTGTCCGATCAATTCATACAATTGATTGACTGATTTCTCTTTTGAATAGGTAATTATATTGATTCCAGCTTCTTGCAATTGAGCAATTACTTCTGCTTTCATTCCTTCTTCTGCCACCCAAACCTGATCTGGATTATGGGCTAAAATGCCTTCAGCGCTAATTTTTGAGACATGTCCAATTACAGCAGACTTCAATACTTCTTCTGGATATGTACTTGTAATATCTCTAGCAACTATCTGATTTGCAAACCCTAGCGCAGCAATTACTTCAGTCACTTGACCTCCAATACTTACGATACGAACATTTTGTTCACCGTCAACCTGCTCATTAGTTTTTTCTGAAGTTTTAGCCGAACAAGACACTACTAGTATTGCGATTAGGCTAACTAATATTGAAAAAATGGTCTTTTGCATATCTATAACTGTTTACTTCTTCTTATTTGGACTTATTTTAAATAACTAAGGCAAATATTATATTTATTTAGACCTATTACAAATAATAAACCAAGTTTGTTAATAAAAAAGAATTAAACACATAAGTAAAAACCACTTTTAACCCTGATAATCAATAGGTAAAACAAACTGTTAAAAAATACTCGTCAGAAAATGAGAGAGAACTGAAAGTGTATAAATGAAAAAAGGCAAGCCACTTGGCTTGCCTTCATATATCTATTTAGAATAAATCTTAGTCGTATTGTACGTAATTCTCCCAACGCTCCATTACTTGATGGATATCTTCTGGCAACTCTGAATCAAATTGCATGTATTTACCAGTAGTTGGATGAATAAAACCTAAAGTCTTGGCGTGTAAGCCTTGCCTTGGAAGTAAAGCCAATTGATTATCAATAAATTGCTTATACTTCGAAGTTTTAACTCCTTTCAGTACTTTATTTCCACCATACATTACATCTCCGAAAAGTGTATGTCCTATGGATTTCATGTGTACACGAATCTGATGTGTACGTCCTGTTTCCAATTGACACTGTATCAAAGAAACATAACGCATTCTCTTCAGAACTCTGTAATGTGTCACTGCATACTTCCCAACTTCACCTTCAGGATAAACCATACTTTGTCTACGATCTGTATAGCTCCTTCCGATATATCCTTCAATTGTACCATGATCTTCTTCAGGTTCTCCCCAAACAAGTGCATAATACATTCTGTCAATCGTATGATAATAGAACTGTCTTGACAAGTGATACATTGCATGATCGGTCTTAGCAATTACTAGAAGTCCTGATGTATCTTTATCAATTCGGTGTACAATTCCTGGTTTGTCTTCACCATTACATGCTGTCGGAAGATCTTTGAAATGGTAAGCCAAAGCATTCACTAGAGTATTTTCCCAGTTATTATGCCCTGGGTGTACTACCATACCAGGTTCTTTATTGATGACCAAAAGTTGATCATCTTCATATATAATATTTAAAGGAATGTCTTGAGGAATGACATCTGTTGGAGCTTCTTTTTCTGGTAAATAAATTACAATCTCATCTCCTGGTCTGATCTTGTAATTTGGCTTTACGATTTGCTCATTTACTAAAACTTCACCTCTAGTGATCCCTTTCTGAACTTTATTTCTAGTAATATTCGGTAAACGGTTCATCAAAAACTTGTCTATACGTAGCAGTTCTTGATTTTCTGTTACCGTCAATTTTAGGATTTCTAAATCTTCCTCTATTGAATGATCAAAATTAGGCTCTTGCTGTACACTCTTTTCTTTCTGATTCACCTTGAATTGTTGTGTATGATCCGTATCTGTTTTTAGTTTTCCAGCAAACTGCCCATTATCGTAATTCTCGTCCATTTCCATAACAACTAAATTTCAATTGAGAGCGAAAACAGCCTAAAAGTACTCGCAATGTGGAAAAACCAACTTCCAAAGTTAGTATTTTCTCAAGAAATAATCCTAATTAAAGATCGTATTTCCAAGACACTTCTCGGTCTAAACGCTGCATCAAAAAACTGAGACCTCTATAAAATAGTTTCCCTATTTAATTAACAGATTCTAAATGATAACTAAGAATAAATATTAAGAATTATAGATACAACCTCCAAAGCCCTCAATCTTCAAGGGTTTTAAAAACAAAAAACACAAAGCCTTTTCCAGACTTTGTGTGAGTTATAAAGTGAAAATACCTTATAAAAAATTCTTTTACTTTTTCTCTGATTTGATATCTACTGTTTCAACCCCAGAAAGAAGTTCTTTTAGCGCTTCTACTTTCTCATCAGTATCCACATTGATTTCAATCGAAAATGATTTTTTCTTATCCATAGTACAATAATTGAATGACCCTTTCACATATTATAATGCATAAAATGGCATTTCTATTGTAACATTTGAAGATAAATCCCTGAAAATAGTGATTATTAACTATGCGTTTACAATTTGGTCATCTGAAATAGGCTTGGGCAATTTAGGCATTTCAATCCTAAATTTACTCCCATGATTAATAATTGAATCTACAGAAATATTAAAACCGTGCTTGTGAATGATTTTCTTCGTGATAAAAAGTCCCAATCCGTTTCCTTGAATGGTTTTTGATTGATCTTCACTTCTGTAAAATGGCTCAAAAATATTTTGCAATTCCTCTTCAGCTATTCCAACACCAAAATCTTGAATCTGAGCAACTAATTTTGATTCATCAAATTCGAGGGAAATAATTGGTGAAGCCGCACCCTTAGAATACTTTAAGCTATTTGATATTAGATTTGTAAATACAATCCCTAATTGCTTGGGGTCAGCAACGATACAAAAAGGGTCTCCCGAAACTTTCAAAGTGACGTCACGTTTTTCTGGGTCTACATCTTTAATTTCATCAGCCAAAGATTCAATTAAACCTAAAATACAGGTTTCTTCTAATTCCAACTCCAAATCATCTGCTTGATGGTATTTCATCACATCTTGAATCAATTCATTTGCTCGGTCTATAGCCCTTTCTATTCTAAAAATTGATTTTTCAAAAAGCTCATCCCTACGCTCCATGTCTGAATTCCAAGTCATTTTTACCATTTCAAGATTTCCCTTGATAATAGTAAGTGGCGTTTTATACTGATGAGAGGATATACCTAAGATTAAGTCTTTGACATTTGCTAGATTCTGCTGTTTTTCAATACTTTTTTCAAGTTGTTGATTCTGCTTTTCTACCTCTCTACGCTTTTCTTCAAAGTCTCTTTTTGACAATCGTAATACCGAATACGAACCCCAAAAAGCAAACCATGTCACAAACAAAGTATCTAAATATGCGATTTCAGAAGTGAGAAATGGATAGCTCAAATCAAAGAAATAATCGAGAGTATGTAAGCCTAAATAATTGATGAGCGCGGTAGTATAAATATACTTATGACTCTTCGTTGGTGTAACCATATAAATTAATGCGAGCCCCACCATAAACATCATTGTAGAACCCAGACCTCTCCATCCATCACTAAAGAAGTACCCTATATTTAAACCCAAAAGAAGTAAAGCTCCCCATACAAAAGCTGCATTCTTTACAAATCGGTTTGTACGCGTAAAAAAATATAAAGTAGCAAAACCTACAAAACTCAGTATACAAGTGATGAGAAAAATTAGATGTTGAAAAATGTAAGGACTTGTTACTAAAAATGTCAAATAGCCAATACAAGCTAAAAAGCTCCCCATATTCAGCATTCGATGCTCAAACGAGAACGTTCCGGGGTCTCCTTCTATTTTTAGAATGATGTTTTTGAGCTTTTTACTCATACAAAACTTAATTGTAACCTATTTTTTATTTAGAATAAAATCCCGATTTGAATAACATACCTCAAACCTAAAGTCCAAGTAGAAAAAGTACCACGGGCAGAAATACCTTCATCCAATAATTCTTCTAATCCCGGAAATTTATCTTCAATGGCATCTTGTAATTCATCATAAAATTCACCTTGATCACCACTAAAATCACTGTCCAACTTAAGTGTCGCATTATATAATCCTAAACTCGGACCAAACATGATTAAGTCAAGCGTAAATCGTCTGAAGAATACAAACTGATACCCTAGTTCAAAACCAATATTCAATACATTGAACTTTGAAACTATAGGAATAATATCTGTTGACTGATTCATTGCATCAATCCTACTAATTGAATTTTCCAATTCAAAAGTATATAAAAGTGCATAGGGTCCGATATATAAACCATCGGGAGGTAAACCTCTATTCCTTTTTTTGAAATACCTTCTGTAGTCTAGTGCAAAATCAAATCCTCGATTTCTGTTTTCACCAGATATCAGAAAGTCGCCAACTCTTATATCTACTAATGACGGAAATTCTAATACACCAAAATTCATAGAAAGGGACTGATGCTTACCTAGAACACGTTCGTAGCCAAAAACCAAATTATTGGCTCCAAATAGTATTCGCGGGGTTATATTCCACCTAATGACATTCTTCCTATTTTTAGTGATTGTGCTGTCATATTCAACTTGGGCAAGCGTAAAAGAGGGCAATAGTAAGCAAACAAAAATGAGGATGCATCTCATAAATGAAAATAGGTAAACTGAAGCTGTAATCTGATTTTAGAAGTCAAAATGCATTCTTCCTTACTTGAGAAGTAGCTACTTTTTGCATTCTACGACCTAATTCTGAGATGAATTAAAAAATGGTTTTAGAATTCTTCTCTTTTTCATTTATAAATCAACTTTTCATCAACATCATCCATACTTCATAAAAAAGGAGATGAACCTCTGTTGATCCATCTCCTTTTCATACAGCTATCTTCTTTCTTTCAATCCCAAATTAGAACAACTTAGAGATGTTAATTCCAAAATCTAAACTATTAAGATTATAGCTTTGAGAAGGTGTTGGAGCTTCTCCTATTTTATCGATTAGTTTTACGCCTTTGGTACTTCCTCGGTAAGAAGCCCTAAAACCTACACTCCAAGTTTTTACAAACTGATAATCTAAGCCTGTTCCTAATTGGTAAGCTACAGATGAAGAATTGGTATGTCCAAAAAGCGTATTACTATCTTCAGTGCTGCTATCTGTGTTTCCTTCTGAAGTTCTAAGTTGTCCTCCATTTATTTTAGCATAACCAATTCCTGCATTAGCTACGAAATTCAATTTATCAGCAATCTTATTTCTATAAATAGGACCGATAGTCGCGTGAATACTACTCATTCCTTTCTCTTGAACATCACTCGGTAAAGATGTTTGAGAAAACTGATCTTTCACTTCATACATTCCCATCATCACATCCAAGCCTACACCAAAGTTTTCACCAATGTAATACCCCGACTCAATTCCGAAACCAAATCCTGTACTTTTATAGTAATCACTTATTTCTCCCAAAGGAACAGTCATTGCTGTTTTAAAGCCAAAATAGCCTTCTGCTTCATCAGAAGGTACATAAGCACTCAGATATGCTTCGGGATTCTGTTTCCCTTTTTCTTTGAAAGCTAAACCTGTTAGCCAATACCCAAGTTCTACTGACCCAATTCCAACACCTGCCCCTGCTACTACATCACCTACCCAATGGGCATTATTTAAGATACGAGTAACACCAGTTGTAGCAGCTAAGGTGTAACCTAAAACACTGTAAAGAGGATGAACTTCTCCGTATTCTTTATGAATTGCGTGTGCTCCTACAAATGCAAAAGTTGTATGAGCCGAAGGAAATGAATGATCTCCACCACTTGGTCTTGTATGATTAAAACCTCGTTTCATTTGATAAGCAACAACATCTGCAATAAGTCTCGATGCTCCTACTGCAATTGCTGTTCTATAAAACTTATGCTTTCCTTTTACACCTACTGCTTCCAAACCAACGGGTACTAAGTATAGATAACCCGCAAGATAATCATCATAATTATGTTTGAAATCGGGAGCAAAGTAATCTCGCTTCTCCTTTACATACTGATTTATATTACTTGCTTGAGAAATGGCATACCCTCCCAAAATGAGTGAAGCAGGTATTACGGTCGGTTTTACCCAAGCCTTTTGTTTTTTTGTGACGGATTCTTTCTCTGAGATATTGAAGTTAAGGTGACTTTGTGTGTAATTTTTTTCTTTTTTCTTTTTCTCTTCTTCCAATACTTGGGCACAAGCATACTTGGAATTCATACAGATACATAAGAATACGAGTAAGATAAATGGCATACATTGGTAGTTATGATGAATTAGACTTCAAAAAGTAAAAACCGTTTGAATGACAGTTCTTTATCATAAGTTATTATCCATTAAAATCTATTCATTAATTAGAGCTTATTTGGAACTAAAAACAATCAGTTTCAAATACTCTCGAACAGAATGTTATAAGATTATAGACTCAGACTTCCTCAGTCTTAATTCAAATTGATAGTTAATTAAAAAATCCCCTACACCTTTCGATTTATTGATAGAAGACGAAATACCAATAGAAAAAATAGTTCCAAAATCATTCGTACACACTGACTATTAACAATTTAAACTAGAAAGCTAATATTTTCCATTAGAATTTGTAGGCAGCAGAAAGCGAAACGAAGAATGATGATTTCCCATTTCCTGTTTCAGTAACATAATCGCCTGGCTCTAAGTATGACATAAAGCTTAAGAAGGTTAAATGAGGATTTGGGACATAAAAGATATCTAGCGCATATTGCGTTCCTATACTTTTTGCATCTGACTCAAATTCTGGAAAAGGACGTACTTGTTGAACTCCAGGCGAATAATTTCCATCTTCAATACTTTGTCTACTCAGAAAATATACACTAGCATTCATCATCATACCTTTTACGGGCTGTAAACCTACGATAGGACGAATATTTGTGATATTACTCGGGCCTAGTGGGGCTGCAAAGCCGAACAAAGGTTTTGGGTAGAGTGGGTCAAAAGTATTCAATTCATTGTCTGAATTATTCTGATCGCCTGTAATATAACTTCCAGCTAGTCCAATACTAGGTTTTAGAAATACTTTATCAAATACATAAGCCAGTTCTGCTGAAAAGTTAAAAGCATTAATTTTCAAATCATTGAATTTGCCAAATTGGTACATACTTTCGGCTTCAAGTCTGAACGTTGGTGAATAATGCCAAGCTCTAGTGCCTACAGTATGCCTTGTTTGTTCGCCATTTACCCAATTAAAGCTTCTCCGTTCTGATTTGAAACCAAAGTAGTAAAGATCTAATTTGATATCCTTCTGTTTTCGAGCATTAAGGTAGCTTCCCCATAAGTATTCCTCGATTCTGGTATTATCGAAAACTTCTGGGTTGATGATGACGGGTGTGCCTCCAAAAAGATGAAGATCAAATTTTTTATTATTGTAAATGAAACTTGCCGCATCAAAAGCCAATCGGTTATTTGGGCCTTCTCTAGAGGAGATTAATAAGCCATTTCCAAAATCAAACTCTTGTCTTCCTAAACGTACAAATGTGCTGTGAGAACTGTCTTTTACATCAAAGTGAAACTCCCCGAAAAGTTGATGAAGACCGAGACCATCTACTACAATTTCAGAAATAGGTTCATTAGGAGAGCCAAACTCATTTGTATTATTTAGTTGAGAAAAAACTCTGAATCTTTCTCCAAACCAAGCATCTGCATGAAGCATGATTCGGTGTTGGATAACCCCGTTTTTATCTTCGATAAATTCTGGTGGTAAATCTCCAAAATTAGAGTTTACTCGCAACTCATACCATTCTCGTATTTCTCCACCAAAAGAGAGTGTTATATTTTTCCCGATAGGAATAAATTTCAATTTATCAGTTCCTTTTGCCTGTATCGAATCCGATTTTAGATCACTGAAATCGTCTTGGTATCTAAGATTTTTGATAGGACCAAATTGAGCTTGTACAATTCCTTGAATATCGAGGAAAAGTAAAAGTGCTAATAGTAGTTTTTTCATGGTTTAGCTAAGTAAGATTGTTAGTGATTAGTTAGTTTTTGCAAGTTTAAAGTCGCTCATCATATCTGTGACAGGGTTTCTGTTTTTGAGACTAGAACCAACTCTTTTTAGCTCTTTTCTCATTTCATAAGCAGCATAAAGTCCTCCTAACAAATTACTTAATCCTAAGGCAATGAAAATTCCTTGTGCTCCGAAAAAATATCCTGCGATTGTAAGAGGTAAAGTGAGTCCGAAAGTTTTCACAAGCATAATTCGTAGAGCCTTCTGAGGTAATTGTAAGCCATTGAAAATTGCGATGGTCACAAGGTATAAGCCATGAAAAATGTAACTCAAGCTTACGATATAGAAATAGTTGGCAGTTGTTGCTATAATTTGCTCGTCTTCACTGAAAATACCTGCAACAGGCTTGATAAAAAGGTATAAAACAATTGCTGCCATTGCGCCAAGGTAGAATGATGCTTTTCCTCCAAAAACGATAGCTTCTTCGATACGTTGAACCAGTTTTGCACCAAAGTTTTGAGCAATAAATGGTGTAGAAGCTGTACAGACTGCCATAATTCCGATAAGTAATAAAGTCTCTATTCTGCTGGCTACACCAAAAGAAGCAACTGTATCGGCACTAACTTTTCCTAAAAGAAAAGTGACTAACATGAGTGTAAATGGTGAAATGAGTTGGGTTAAAACCGAAGGCAATCCTAGTTGGAAAAGTGATTGAAGAATTGTTTTATAGGCTGAAAAATCTTCTGAAGAAATACTTAAAAGTCTTTCTTGAAATAAAAAGATAGCCATACAGATAAAAATAAAAACCCAAGAAACGACAGTGCCTATGGCAACTCCTTGAATGCCCATTTGAGGAAATCCGAATTTTCCGAAGATTAAGACATAATTGAGAATGAGATTGATAACTCCTGCTATTCCGAATACAATTTCGGGCTTACTTGCCATTCCTTTGGTTCTTAAAATAGAGCCTGCAACGATTCCCACAGATAGTAATGGCATTCCTAGATAAAGTGGAACCATATAAGCTTTAATGTCTGCTATCAGAGCAGCATTTGCACCTAATAAACTGAAAACGCTATCAATAGAGCTGATTCCTATAGCCGTAAATACAAGTCCGACTACAAAACTAATGA
Coding sequences within:
- a CDS encoding TonB-dependent receptor, producing the protein MKVLFNIIALLFIITSTLMAQEVTCIDANTEERIVGVVVAGKAVGSKEEFCLFTDRKGKIKLPQIAKAYSIVVHHVNYEAQQITIPSDETKTIRLKPKDFRLDEVVVTGLSEAQSIRNATYKIRTVSASQIQQMGALSVESVLQNMTNIRFEQDGATGSSNITMQGLSAKYVKVLMDGVPMAGGVGVENAVDFGQVNVNNIERIEIIEGPMAVSFGADALAGVINIITKKSLSNDLNLNVVLQEESVGSEYGLDQGKRAQIVRAGAQITDRITLVTDLAYNQFYGWKADALEKRGHEWLPKKQLQTGGLLRYNSQRWDIFYRLDNMAEVIRDLGEPQGVGQEAYAIDDEYETSRLMQYLQAEYRFNKDTRLHTFFAFTDFEREKKTYSVNGISGIKEFLAQEYTKDWIKSFNHKTEFRKSGDLLSLTAGYEFVHEAGAGDKIDGERSISDLGVYAVTEFKFNNLKVMPGIRYINNSLFDAPLIPQLNVKYKLTEDLNLRAGYGKGFRAPELKDLYYNFVDDNHNIFGNPDLIPETSNTVQLGLTYVHQISEKNNLKLELSSYYTDLENMITTAAAADGSGNFYNINLLSQKSTGFNSNASFFGEKFGLTVGFGLMGVTNQLDESQSNVFSYTPDFNTNLSYNFKRIGLRSSLFFKYTGASFDPYSDQDGNVFMGETEPYQWVDLTLVKALPKGFSLTGGIKNLLDVTTIGASGGGGTHSGGGSRQVSYGRSYFLRLSYALSTSFRN
- a CDS encoding hemin-degrading factor; the encoded protein is MTTSTQRLQGKELLEAWTNFDTEGKRIFPRDIATKLGVSEAELLASKIGNGEVTRLSGDWADFVKRLPELKEVLSITRNEACVLEHKGDFGKTNVMPDGSTGLSIGPIETRMFLQYWAVGFFVKQESKKGFSESIHIYDKEGDSVIKIYKKENTDIAAFDKLVADFTSEDQSDVQAYEAYKPMSTTPIHDIDKEEFTQSWRELKDTHQFFGMIRKYKADRYDACELVKGEFTYKIDPVNLKDLLEQAAETELPIMIFASSRGNIQIHQDVVKRVLVMGNWLNIMDPKFNMHLNEEHINTAWVVKKPTEDGHVTSIEVFDHDNKLIVQFFGLRKPGQAEDENWRTLVDNFERI
- a CDS encoding heme ABC transporter ATP-binding protein, yielding MLSAKHIHHQIRGNQILSDLNLEVKPGELLSVLGANGAGKSTLLKILTGDTPLSEGQISFDQKGINDFKVTDLAKKRAVLSQNFQLSFPYTVDEVVMMGRLPYSTGVKRDKELAAEMMDKTNTYQFKDRVFSSLSGGEQQRVQLARALTQLWDEDDAPKYLFLDEPTSNMDIIQQQQVFELVKKLCGDHIGVLAIVHDLNVAAQFSDRMLFIKNGKEVAQGEVEKVFKAWVIEKTFSHPVRMLKCADTDCPFVVADSAHARQWTA
- a CDS encoding FecCD family ABC transporter permease, with the protein product MSKQKSSFLSKCSDALKNINVVVGLGGLLVISVCISLTIGAVEISISEVVAILLEKISAGIIEGNFEDRQAIVLFNLRMPRVLLGGLVGMSLAVSGASMQGLFRNPLVEPGLVGVSSGAALFAILIMVFKLYLPFEFIDKLGTYMLPFGAFLGGMLVTFAVYRLAKMNNGTQVSILILAGVAINALIGAIIGLVVYSADDTQLRSFTFWSMGDLSGARWSDFYLAGPIMFVSSLYILKYAKDLDAMALGESEARYLGVDVERVKLIVVCLVALSVGAAVALSGIIGFIGLVVPHMVRTIFGASHKTVLTGSMLGGAALLILSDTVSRVIVSPSELPIGIVTSLLGAPFFIYLLRKAKNIA
- a CDS encoding heme/hemin ABC transporter substrate-binding protein is translated as MQKTIFSILVSLIAILVVSCSAKTSEKTNEQVDGEQNVRIVSIGGQVTEVIAALGFANQIVARDITSTYPEEVLKSAVIGHVSKISAEGILAHNPDQVWVAEEGMKAEVIAQLQEAGINIITYSKEKSVNQLYELIGQVAQELKVEEKGAQLIEKVKTSTPVLASNEKAQKPKVLMVYARGRGAMHILGKETFAEEILALAGAELAVTDVVGYKKLTPEALIAANPDYLMFFESGLESLGGMEGVLTIPGVAETTAGKKKQIIAMDGAFVSGFGPRIGEAIQELATKLQTIQ